One Nicotiana sylvestris chromosome 12, ASM39365v2, whole genome shotgun sequence genomic window carries:
- the LOC104239183 gene encoding VQ motif-containing protein 25, translating into MKPIFTSDKIPRCSKLTMHKDSHSISKMKPKIRIIHIIAPQIIKTDVENFRELVQRLTGKHAAEGKGSNKKRKELINPQRKMEEESTEEKNYRAENLSNGFWSRYGMDEGFIQNFGEFPVFPFKSTQINMFGETEMPLC; encoded by the coding sequence ATGAAGCCAATATTTACAAGTGATAAAATTCCAAGGTGTTCTAAGCTCACCATGCATAAAGATTCACACTCAATTtccaagatgaagccaaaaatACGAATAATTCATATAATTGCTCCACAGATTATTAAAACGGACGTTGAAAATTTTCGCGAGCTTGTACAAAGGCTGACGGGAAAGCATGCAGCAGAAGGTAAAGGAagcaacaagaaaagaaaagagttgatAAATCCTcaaaggaaaatggaagaagAAAGTACTGAAGAGAAAAATTATAGAGCTGAGAATTTGTCGAATGGATTTTGGAGTAGGTATGGAATGGATGAGGGATTCATTCAAAACTTTGGCGAATTTCCTGTGTTTCCTTTCAAGTCTACTCAGATTAATATGTTTGGTGAGACTGAGATGCCCCTTTGCTAG